The genomic window CCAATTGAGGAAAGTATTAACACCCACAAACGACGGACAAAAGTGGAGTAACATCGACTGGAAAACCGTTAACAAGAAGGTGTATAAGCTACAAAACCGAATTTACAGAGCCAGTCAACGTGGGGACATTGTTGCCGTCCGCAAACTCCAAAAGATTTTGACCTCATCATGGTCAGCCAAATGCTTAGCCATAAGGAAAGTGACCCAAGAAAATCGTGGAAAGAGAACATCAGGAATAGACGGAATAAAATCATTAAGACCGTCGGCCAGATGGAAGCTCATTCAGGAACTCAAATTCACAGGAAAAAGTAAACCAGTACGAAGAGTATGGATACCAAAACCTGGAAAATCCGAGAAAAGACCCTTGGGAATACCAACCATAAAAGACCGAGCATTACAAACCTTAGCAAAAATGGCACTAGAACCAGAATGGGAAGCTAAATTCGAGCCTCATTCTTACGGTTTCAGACCTGGTAGGTCAGTCCATGATGCAGTAGAAGCAATATTTACAGGTATATCCAAGAAGAAGAAATTTATTCTTGAAACCGACATAGAAAAATGCTTCGACAAAATCAACCATTCTGAATTAATTAAAAAGCTCAACACATATCCTAAATTGAGGAGACAAATCAAAGCCTGGTTAAAGGCAGGAATAATAGATGAAAATCAATTATTCCCAACAGAAGAAGGTACACCTCAAGGCGGAACTCTAAGCCCATTACTGGCAAATATCGCCTTACATGGGATGGAAAACTTACTCAAGAAAGCATTTCCCAGATTAGGAGTAGGAAATAGACAAACCTGGTTTCACTCTAAAGGACAGGAATTTTACAGTCCAATCCTAATCAGATATGCAGATGACCTTGTAGTAATACATGAAGACCAAAAAGTAATTGAGGTCTGTAAAGAGCTAATAAATGAATGGTTAAGGACTATCGGCTTAAGACTAAAAGACAGTAAAACCAAAATTGTCCACACTTACGACGAACATAAAAGGAATAAACCAGGCTTTGATTTTCTGGGGTTTAACTTCAGACAATATAAAGCTGACAAAAATAGCTCTGGAAAATCTCCTAAAGGCGAATTACTTGGATTTAAAGCCATCATAAAACCTAGCAAGGAGAGTCTCAAAAAACACCATGAGAAATTACGAAAAATAGTCCGAAGTGAAAAAGCTTCTAAACAAGAAGTTCTCATTAGGAAACTCAATAGCGTAATTAGAGGATGGACAAATTTTTACTCAACTGTATGCAGTAAAGATTCATTTGAGACACAAGACCATCT from Crocosphaera subtropica ATCC 51142 includes these protein-coding regions:
- the ltrA gene encoding group II intron reverse transcriptase/maturase encodes the protein MTNAQLRKVLTPTNDGQKWSNIDWKTVNKKVYKLQNRIYRASQRGDIVAVRKLQKILTSSWSAKCLAIRKVTQENRGKRTSGIDGIKSLRPSARWKLIQELKFTGKSKPVRRVWIPKPGKSEKRPLGIPTIKDRALQTLAKMALEPEWEAKFEPHSYGFRPGRSVHDAVEAIFTGISKKKKFILETDIEKCFDKINHSELIKKLNTYPKLRRQIKAWLKAGIIDENQLFPTEEGTPQGGTLSPLLANIALHGMENLLKKAFPRLGVGNRQTWFHSKGQEFYSPILIRYADDLVVIHEDQKVIEVCKELINEWLRTIGLRLKDSKTKIVHTYDEHKRNKPGFDFLGFNFRQYKADKNSSGKSPKGELLGFKAIIKPSKESLKKHHEKLRKIVRSEKASKQEVLIRKLNSVIRGWTNFYSTVCSKDSFETQDHLLFSCLVRWAKRRHPRIKSWNKVKNKYWKTSETENWIFTHKGIEERLKRHNQTPIKRHTLVRGNASPYDGNHIYWSTRMGKNPILHARKSALLKRQKGKCNWCGLHFKQEDVIQEDHIVAKSKNGNNRFDNLQLLHIQCHQKKNAKDYRDWYECQSPSD